A stretch of the Lytechinus variegatus isolate NC3 chromosome 5, Lvar_3.0, whole genome shotgun sequence genome encodes the following:
- the LOC121415082 gene encoding ileal sodium/bile acid cotransporter-like, which produces MEYSLITTESMMPTTMMNLSMNGTNGNETRGYTGPDLKLATKVIHMIILIFLMISMGCTLNYKDFQKTIRKPAGFFVGMLCQFILMPLLGFCIALAFKLHAAGALSLLVLACCPGGTLSNLYTYWVDGDVCLSVCMTAVSTAVAIGMMPLNLFIYSRVWTDDKAVIPYVNIVTTLVIILVPVAFGVFLNWWKKWLTKHLTRIGVVCSFICIIVAFAFSIVMNPDFLRAGWKLWFCAAVLPIAGFVMGYGIARLLRQPHKKCRTIAFETGSQNVSLALTLTVITFADSPLFLDMLFYPSLYVCFIYIDSFPLIIGYKIYSYYHNKNRKLDEKEHVDKDVYAEVGGDSDDDDDVDSCKKEEAKKQEMQPMHKNGLNENGKI; this is translated from the exons ATGGAGTATTCATTGATAACCACGGAGTCGATGATGCCGACGACGATGATGAACTTGTCGATGAATGGGACGAACGGGAATGAGACGAGAGGCTACACTGGCCCCGACCTTAAGCTAGCCACCAAGGTCATCCACATGATCATCCTCATCTTTCTCATGATCTCCATGGGATGTACACTGAACTACAAGGATTTTCAAAAGACG ATCCGTAAGCCAGCTGGTTTCTTCGTTGGTATGCTCTGCCAGTTCATCCTGATGCCCTTGCTAGGGTTCTGCATTGCACTAGCGTTTAAATTGCATGCAGCGGGGGCTCTCTCGCTCCTGGTCCTGGCCTGCTGCCCCGGCGGTACACTCTCGAACCTCTACACCTATTGGGTGGATGGGGATGTGTGTCTCAG CGTATGCATGACAGCAGTGTCCACGGCAGTGGCTATCGGGATGATGCCCCTGAATCTCTTCATCTATAGCCGAGTATGGACGGACGACAAGGCGGTCATCCCGTACGTCAACATCGTCACCACTCTCGTGATCATCCTCGTACCGGTCGCCTTCGGCGTGTTCCTCAACTGGTGGAAGAAATGGCTGACGAAGCATCTTACAAGG ATTGGCGTCGTCTGCTCCTTCATCTGCATCATCGTCGCCTTCGCCTTCAGCATCGTAATGAACCCCGACTTCCTGCGGGCTGGCTGGAAGCTCTGGTTCTGTGCAGCCGTACTTCCCATCGCGGGGTTCGTCATGGGTTACGGCATCGCCCGTCTGCTCCGACAGCCACACAAGAAGTGCCGTACCATCGCCTTCGAGACCGGCTCCCAGAACGTCTCGCTGGCCTTGACCCTCACTGTCATCACCTTCGCCGACTCTCCCCTCTTCCTCGACATGCTCTTCTATCCATCCCTCTATGTCTGCTTCATCTACATCGATTCATTTCCCCTCATCATCGGCTACAAGATCTACTCCTACTACCACAATAAGAACCGGAAGCTCGACGAGAAGGAACACGTCGACAAGGATGTCTACGCCGAGGTAGGCGGCGATTcggacgacgacgacgatgttGATAGTTGTAAGAAAGAGGAAGCTAAGAAGCAGGAAATGCAACCTATGCACAAAAATGGcttaaatgaaaatggaaaaatatga